Proteins from one Sarcophilus harrisii chromosome 2, mSarHar1.11, whole genome shotgun sequence genomic window:
- the LOC100924868 gene encoding histamine H3 receptor-like — translation MEPPLVFNASGNSCAPELGQVPDSRPGPGPFPALHPGGFSAPVVALLATLMALLVLTTVLGNALVILAFVVERSLRTQGNFFFLNLAIADLLVGGFCIPLYIPYVLTGEWKFGKGLCKLWLVVDYLVCTASVFNIVLISFDRFNSVTRAVTYRAQKGMTRNAVFKMLIVWLAAFLLYGPAIICWEYIARKSILPRGECYAEFYYNWYFLMIASTIEFFTPFISVSYFNLSIYISIRKRTLLRIDNLDSSKENCEMNLLEKRKGHVIFFIKPAEWNRKKKKEHGLFPNGPLGPKHESPSSLDIQDAQDLPPLQIEMKNKASQVYEATESICNATRHPDIARTMANRLRLSRDKRVAKSLAIIVCVFGLCWAPYTLLMIIRAMCHGTCVQHFFYEFSFWLLWLNSAINPALYPLCHVSFRKAFLKLLCPGKAKIHPHIFR, via the exons ATGGAGCCGCCACTGGTATTCAATGCTTCAGGAAATTCCTGCGCCCCAGAACTCGGGCAGGTCCCGGACTCACGACCGGGACCGGGACCCTTTCCCGCGTTGCATCCCGGAGGGTTCTCTGCTCCGGTGGTCGCGTTGCTGGCCACGCTCATGGCGCTGCTGGTGCTGACCACGGTGCTGGGCAACGCTCTGGTCATCCTCGCCTTCGTGGTGGAGCGGAGCCTGCGCACGCAGGGAAACTTCTTTTTCCTCAACCTGGCTATCGCCGACCTGTTGGTAG GCGGATTCTGCATCCCTCTCTACATCCCTTACGTCCTGACCGGAGAGTGGAAGTTTGGGAAGGGGCTGTGCAAGTTGTGGCTGGTGGTGGATTACCTAGTGTGTACTGCCTCTGTCTTCAACATCGTCCTCATCAGTTTTGACAGGTTCAACTCTGTCACCAGGGCG gtgACTTACAGAGCTCAGAAGGGAATGACCAGAAATGCTGTCTTTAAGATGCTCATAGTATGGCTAGCAGCGTTCCTCCTTTATGGTCCTGCTATCATCTGCTGGGAGTACATTGCCAGAAAAAGCATCTTGCCCCGAGGAGAATGCTATGCTGAGTTCTACTACAATTGGTATTTTTTGATGATTGCTTCCACCATTGAATTCTTCACCCCCTTCATCAGTGTCTCCTACTTTAACCTGAGCATCTATATCAGCATCAGAAAACGTACACTCCTGAGAATAGACAATCTTGACTCAAGTAAAGAGAATTGTGAAATGAACCttctggaaaaaagaaagggacatGTCATATTTTTTATTAAGCCAGCTGAGtggaacaggaagaagaaaaaagaacatggtCTCTTCCCTAATGGGCCTCTTGGTCCCAAGCATGAAAGCCCCTCTTCTTTAGATATACAAGATGCACAAGATCTGCCTCCTTtacaaattgaaatgaaaaacaaagcaagCCAAGTCTATGAAGCCACAGAAAGTATTTGCAATGCCACAAGGCACCCAGACATTGCCAGGACAATGGCAAATCGCCTTCGACTCTCTCGGGACAAGAGAGTGGCTAAATCTTTGGCCATCATCGTGTGCGTATTTGGGCTATGCTGGGCACCTTATACACTGCTTATGATTATCAGAGCTATGTGTCATGGAACATGTGTGCAACATTTTTTCTATGAGTTCTCTTTTTGGTTACTTTGGCTAAATTCAGCCATTAATCCTGCTTTATACCCACTCTGTCACGTGAGCTTTCGGAAAGCTTTCCTCAAACTGCTATGTCCTGGTAAAGCCAAAATTCACCCACATATTTTTAGGTGA